In Xenopus tropicalis strain Nigerian chromosome 5, UCB_Xtro_10.0, whole genome shotgun sequence, one genomic interval encodes:
- the zbtb2 gene encoding zinc finger and BTB domain-containing protein 2 isoform X1, which yields MDLANHGLILLQQLNAQREFGFLCDCTVAIGDVYFKAHKSVLASFSNYFKMLFVHQTSECVRLKSTDIQPDIFSYLLHLMYTGKMAPQLIDPVRLEQGIKFLHAFPLIQEASLASHGGFSHADQVFPLASSLYGIQIADHQIRPPAKVTPATEKATRDTRSQTSRLGQDTTSENVQISQLPSALPTANRTNLTFSETVHAPLSPEASSSVLPTATSVEENSMEESPTDEQNTSLTIAHVKPSIMKRNGSFPKYYACHLCGRRFNLRSSLREHLQLHTGIPFSSAAGQTETSISPSFCNNGADLGKESMETTEAGIISDSDMPQISDSPIIDGQQQAETPPPTDIADIDNLEQADQEREVKRRKYECSICGRKFIQKSHWREHMYIHTGKPFKCSTCDKSFCRANQAARHVCLKSSDTYTVVDKQTLELCSFDEGSQMDNMLVQTNKRYKCNVCDKTFSTPNEVVKHTCQSQNSDVFALEEEGKPLLLSSGDSEAADNEHSMLASIKKEQEGVLD from the exons ATGGATTTGGCCAACCATGGACTAATACTGCTGCAGCAGTTAAATGCCCAGAGAGAGTTTGGTTTTCTATGTGACTGCACAGTTGCAATTGGTGATGTCTACTTTAAGGCTCACAAATCTGTCCTTGCATCATTTTCCAACTATTTCAAGATGCTCTTTGTACACCAGACAAG TGAATGTGTTCGTTTGAAATCAACAGACATCCAACCAGACATATTTAGCTATCTATTACACCTTATGTACACTGGGAAAATGGCACCTCAGCTTATTGATCCTGTACGACTGGAGCAAGGCATCAAATTTTTACACGCCTTCCCCCTCATCCAAGAAGCCAGCCTTGCAAGTCACGGTGGATTTTCCCATGCAGATCAAGTATTCCCATTAGCATCATCTCTGTATGGTATTCAGATTGCTGATCACCAGATAAGGCCCCCTGCAAAGGTCACTCCAGCCACTGAAAAGGCAACTCGTGATACTCGGTCACAAACCTCCAGGCTGGGTCAAGATACCACATCAGAGAATGTACAAATAAGTCAGCTTCCGTCTGCACTTCCTACAGCTAACCGCACAAATCTAACTTTCTCTGAAACAGTTCATGCTCCCCTGTCTCCTGAAGCCAGTTCATCTGTGCTCCCAACAGCAACTTCTGTGGAGGAGAACAGCATGGAGGAATCGCCAACTGATGAGCAAAATACATCACTGACAATTGCGCACGTCAAGCCGAGCATCATGAAACGGAATGGTAGCTTTCCTAAATACTATGCCTGTCATCTGTGTGGCCGTCGCTTTAACCTGAGGAGTAGCCTTCGTGAGCACCTTCAGCTTCATACAGGAATACCATTTAGTTCTGCTGCTGGACAGACAGAGACCAGCATATCCCCCTCTTTTTGCAACAATGGAGCTGATCTAGGAAAAGAATCCATGGAAACTACAGAGGCTGGCATAATAAGTGACAGTGATATGCCACAAATTTCTGACTCTCCAATCATTGATGGGCAGCAGCAGGCAGAAACCCCACCCCCCACCGACATTGCAGATATTGATAATCTTGAGCAGGCAGACCAGGAAAGGGAAGTGAAGCGTAGAAAATATGAGTGCAGCATTTGCGGGCGAAAATTTATTCAAAAAAGCCATTGGAGGGAACACATGTATATCCACACAGGAAAGCCATTCAAATGTAGTACATGTGACAAGAGCTTCTGCAGGGCTAACCAAGCAGCGAGGCATGTGTGTCTAAAGAGTTCTGATACCTACACGGTGGTGGACAAACAGACTCTGGAGTTGTGCTCGTTTGACGAAGGCAGCCAAATGGACAACATGCTAGTTCAAACAAATAAACGTTACAAGTGCAACGTCTGTGACAAAACTTTCTCAACACCCAATGAGGTGGTCAAACACACGTGCCAATCGCAAAACTCAGATGTCTTTGCTCTGGAAGAGGAAGGGAAGCCCCTCCTGTTGAGCAGTGGGGACTCAGAGGCTGCAGATAATGAGCACTCTATGCTGGCATCTATTAAAAAAGAGCAAGAAGGAGTGCTGGATTAA